DNA from Chromatiales bacterium:
TCTTTCGCACTCGCCGCTGTTCCAGGTGATGTTCATCCTGCAGAACACGCCCTGGGAAGCCGTGGAGTTCGGCGCGCTGGCAGTAAGGCCCGCGGAGATGGATGCGGCGGATACCGCAAAGTTTGAGCTCACCGTGTCGGTCTCGGAGTTCGAGTCGCAACTCTGGCTGGCGCTCGAGTACAACAGCGATATCTTCGACCGGGGCACCATCGAGGGTCTTGCTGCGGGCTACGAGACGCTGCTGTCTGCGATCGTGGCCGATCCGTCTGCATCCCTGTCTGTGCTGCCGGTGCAGGCCGAAGCGGACCGGCGACAGCTGCTCGACACGTGGAATGACTACGCTGCGCCCTATGACAGAAACTGCGGCGTCTGGTCGCTGTTTGCTGCCCGGGCGGCGCGCAGTCCCGGGTCTGTCGCCGCCGAAGCCGATGGTGTGGCGCTGACTTATGCGCAACTGCTCGACCGTGCGGAACAGCTGGCTGCGGCCCTGTACGCCCGCGGCGTGCGGCCCGGTCAGGCTGTGGCGATCTGCCTGGAGCGCGGCATCGACATGCTGGCGAGTGTGCTCGCGGTGTTGCGCATCGGCGCCCACTATGTGCCCCTGGACACGGCGCATCCGTCCGCGCGGCTGGCGTTCATCCTCGAGGATTCCGGCGCCAGCATGCTGGTTGCCGCGCCTGCCCTGGCCGGGAGACTGGCGGATTTTCGCGGCACCGTGTTCGATCCCGGTACAGCCAGGTCCGGTTCGGTCAGCAGCATTCCGGCGTTCGCGCCGCTGTCCGGCGATGCCCTCGCTTACCTGATCTATACCTCCGGCTCGACTGGCCAGCCGAAAGGTGTGGCAGTCCCGCAGCAGGCGGTGCTGAATTTCCTGCACAGCATGGCGCGCACGCCGGGCCTCGCGACGGATGACCGGCTGCTGGCAGTGACCACGCTGGCCTTCGATATCGCCGTGCTGGAACTCCTGCTGCCGCTTGCCGTCGGTGCAACGACGGTGATTGCCATGCGCGATGAACTGGCCGATCCACAGTTGCTGATCCATCGTCTGGCGGGGTCGCGTATCTCCATGATGCAGGCGACGCCGGCACTGTGGCGCAACCTGGTCGCTGCCGGCTGGACCGGCCAGCCGGATCTGCGCATGCTCTGCGGCGGTGAGTCGCTGGATGCGGACCTGGCCTCTGCGCTGCTCGCACGCGGCGCTGACCTCTGGAACATGTATGGGCCAACCGAAACCACGGTCTGGTCCTGCTGCGCGCGGATCACGGCGGTTTCCTCAGCGCCGGTACCGGTGGGCCGGCCGATCGCCAACACGCGCTGCTATGTGCTGGACGCGCAGCGAGAGCCGGTGCCGCGAGGTGTACGCGGCGAGCTGTGGATCGGTGGCGATGGCGTGGCTTGCGGTTATCACGCGCGGCCGGAACTCACGGCCGAGCGCTTCCTTGCCGATCCCTTTGCCGGTGTCCCTGCGCGCATGTACCGGACCGGTGACCGTGCACGCTGGCGCAGCGATGGCGGTCTGGAAATCCTTGGCCGCAGCGATTTCCAGCTCAAGCTGCGCGGCTTTCGCATCGAGCCGGGTGAAATCGAGGCGGCGCTACTTGCGCATCCGGCCGTCAGCGCGGCGGTCGTGGTGCTGCGCGATTTTGCCGGCGATCCGCGGCTGGTTGCTTTCATGGTGCCGGCTGGCGCTGACGTCTCGGCCGGGTTGCTCGTGCGCCATCTGCGCGGCCGTCTGCCCGAATACATGGTGCCGTCTGAATTCGTCTGGCTGCCCGAACTGCCGCTGAACCCGAACGGCAAACTCGACCGGGCTTCCTTGCCGGCCGTGTTGCCAACTGGTACCAGGGCAGACAGTGCTGATGCGCCGCTCTCGCCCCTTGAAGTCATGCTGTGCGAGCTGTTTGCCACCGTGCTGGGCCGCGACCGTGTCGGCGCAAACGAGGATTTCTTTGCCCTGGGCGGGCACTCGCTGCTCGCCACACAGCTGATTGCGCGGATCCGCGATGCCCTGCAGATCGAGCTGCCGCTGAAGGCCCTGTTCATGACGCCGACCGCATCCGGTATTGCCGCCGGCCTGCCGACAGCGCATATCACATCGCCGCCGGCGCTGCCTGCACCGTCTGCAGTGCACAGGCTGGCGCCGCTTTCACCGGTACAACAGCGGCTGTGGTTTCTGGACCGGTTGCAGCCAGGCAGCCCGGTCTACAACCTCGCGTGGACCTTCCGCCTGCGGGGTGTGCTGGATCCAGAGGCCCTGCAGCTCGCCGTAGACGCGCTCGTCGCACGTCATGCGGTGCTGCGTACCCGCTTTGTGGAAGCCGATGGCGAGCCGCGGCAGCTCATCGACGAGACGCTCGCCGTGCCGGTGAATGTACTGAGCGCGGACCCACCCGCCAATGTAGGCGATACCGGGGAGGCCCGACTGAAGACCTGCTTGCAGCTGGTGCGTTTCGACCTCGCGCATGGTCCTCTGCTGCGGGTGTTCGTGCTGCCGGCAGCGAAGGACGACCAGGTGCTGGCGATCGTCGTACACCATATCGTCGCCGATGGCTGGTCGCTGGGAATATTGAGTCGCGAGCTGTCGGCGCTCTACAACGCGGCGCTGGCCGGCCAGTCACCGCATCTGGCAGCATTGCCGCTGCAGTATGCCGATTATGCGATCCGCCAACGTACAGCGCTCGAAGACGGCGAACTCGCACGCCAGCTGGACTTCTGGCAGACGCAGCTGAAAGATGCGCCGCCGTATCTCGATCTGCCCACCGACCGGCCGCGTCCGGCGCTGAGTACACATCGCGGTGCGCGCTGCTTCCGCCTGCTCGAGCCGGGGCTGCAATCGGCGCTCAAGTCGCTGGCGCAGGCTGAAGGCTGCACGCTGTTCATGGTCTTGCTTGCTGCTTTCGATGTGCTGCTCGCGCGTCATGCCGGCAGCGAAGACGTGGTGGTCGGTACCCCGGTAGCGGGCAGGCCGCGTACCGAACTGGAAGGCCTTGTCGGTTTTTTCGTCAACACGCTGGTGCTGCGTACAGAGCTGCGCGGCAATCCACGCTTCCGCGAACTGCTGCAGCGGGTAAAAGACGGCACGCTGGCTGCCTGGGCACATGCGGACGTGCCCTTTGAACAACTTGTCGAAGTGCTCAAACCACCGCGCAGTACCGGTCGGTCGCCGGTCTTCCAGGTGCTTTTCAACCTGCACAACGAACCGGCCGGTCGGCTGGAACTGTCTGGTATTGAGGCGACGCCACTGGCGATCGATCGCGGTACCGCGAAGTTCGAGCTGAGCGTGTCGCTCAGCGAGACCACGGCAGGACTTGCCGTGAGTTTCGAGTACAGCACCGATCTGTTCAACGCTGCATCGATGCAGCGCATGCTGGATGATTTCGCCGCGCTGCTGGCGGCTGTGGTCTCCAGACCGGATGCGCCGCTGGCCAGTCTGTGTGTTGCTGCACCGCCTGTCGCACGCAGCCTGCCGGAGATTGCGCTCCTGCGTCAGGCGGGTGAGGGCACGCTTGCAGCAGCGTTTGCTGCGCAACTGCAACAGCGCGCGGCGGCAACGGCAGTTGCCGCATCGGCTGTTGCCGGCAGCAGCGGTGTGGAGTGGAGCTACGCCGGACTCGATCAGCGGGCCCGGGCAGTGGCGGCGGCACTCATGCAGCGCGGTGTCACACGCGGTACGCACGTCGGCCTGTGGTTCAACCAGGGAGCGGGGCAGGTGGCGGCGATGCTCGGCGTGCTGCAGGCCGGGGCTGCCTATGTGCCGCTCGACCCGCTCGCACCGGCGGCACGACTTGATGTCGTCGTTCGCGATGCCGGTCTGCGCATCGCAGTCAGCGAACGCGCGGCACTCGACAGTCCGACTGGTGCCTGGCTGAGAGAAAGTGCGCTGCAACTGATCGTGCTCGACGAATTGCCGGCTTCGCCGCCCGCGGCGCTCACCCTGCTGCCCGGCAGTCCGGACGATGCGGCCTATCTGCTCTACACTTCGGGCACCACCGGTACACCGAAACGTGTGGCGCAGACCCAGCGCAACGTCCTGCACTACGTGCGCAGCTGGGCGGAAAACCTCGGCCTGGGTCCGGCCGATCGGCTGAGTCTGGTCTCGACCTACGGCTACGATGCAGCCGTGCAGGATATCTTTGGCGCACTGCTGAGCGGTGCAGCTGTATATCCGCTCGACATCCGGCGACTCGATCGCGAGACGCTGCTTGACCGCATCGCCGACGCAGGTCTCAGCGTCCTGCACGCCACACCCACCGTGTACCGCTATCTGTTCGGCAGTCACGTCGCGTGCCGCCAGGACCTGTCGCGCGTGCGGCTCGTTGTACTCGGCGGTGAGACAGCGCGTCGTGCCGACTTCGAGCTGTTCAGGTCGCGCTTTCGCAGGGGTGCGCAGTTCGTCAACGGCTATGGCCTGACCGAAGCGACGGCAGTGCTGCAGTGTTTTTCGACGCATGACACCCAGCCTTACGGCAATGTGCTGTCGCTGGGCTGGCCGGTCGGTGACCAGCGCGTGCTGCTGCTCGACGAGCAGGATCAGCCGGCTGGCATCAGCGGCGAAGTGGTTATCGAGAGCCGCTATGTACCCGCCGGACGTCTGCACACCGGGGATCTGGCGCGCTGGCTGCCGGATGGCAGTCTGGCCTGGCTGGGCCGGCGCGACGATCAGCTGAAGCTCGGCGGTATTCGTATCGAGCCCGGGGAAGTTGAGGCCGCGCTGCGCACGCATCCGGCCCTGGCCGCTGTTGCCGTGGTCCTGCATGCCGAGCCCGCCAGCGAGCCGATGCTGGTTGCGTACTGCAGTCTGCGCAGGGCGGCGACCCTGCCGACACCAGCCGAACTGCGCGCTCATCTCAAACCGCTCTTGCCGGATCCGCTGCTGCCGGCTCACTATGTTGCCGTCGACAGCCTGCCGCAGCTGCCGAACGGCAAGCTGGATCGCCGTGCGCTGGCCGGCCGGCCGTTGTCGCGACCGGCAGCAACCGGCAGGGCGGCGATCGCCGAGGGCGATGTCGAAGCCACGCTGACCGAGCTCTGGCAGACGCTGCTGAAACGGGAGGATATCGGCCCGGAAGACGATTTTTTTGCGCTCGGCGGACATTCGCTGCTGGCCACCCGCCTGATCGCCAGGCTCCGCGACCGGTTTGGTGTCGAGCTGCCGCTGATCAGTATCTTCGAGACGCCGACCATCCGCGGGCTGGCAGTCGTCGTGGCGCAACTCACGGAGCGGTCAGGCGGTGCGGCGGTACCGGTGGCGATCGGACGGCAGGCCCGGGGTCCGTTACCATAGCCGGGCAAGAACAAGGAGCAGTCGCCGTGTCCCAGCAGCCCATTAGCAGCGCACCACCGCAGGACGAGCAACACGTCATCGAACAGATGACCGAGCGTTTCCGCGACATCATCACGCTGCTCGGCGAGGACGTGCAGCGCGAAGGTCTGGTCAAGACGCCAGAGCGGGCGGCGAAAGCCTTTCACTTCCTGACCCGCGGCTATCGCCAGGACATCAGCACACTGATCAACGATGCCGTGTTCACCAGCGATACCGATGAACTGGTGATCATCCGCAACATCGAGATGTACTCGATGTGTGAACACCATATGCTGCCATTCATCGGCAAGTGTCACGTGGCCTATCTGCCGAACGGCAAGGTGCTCGGCCTGTCGAAGATCGCGCGCATCGTGGACTACTACGCGCGTCGTCTGCAGATCCAGGAGGTGCTGACCAAGCAGGTCGCCGAATGCGTGCAGTCGGCGATCAACGGCAAGGGTGTCGGTGTGGTCATCGAGGCCCAGCACATGTGCATGATGATGCGCGGTGTCGAGAAGCAGAACTCGATCATGACGACCTCGTGCATGCTTGGCCATTTCCGTTCGCATCCGCAGACCCGCAACGAGTTCCTGCGGCTGCTGGGTACCTGACAAGCCGGACTTCCTTCCAGTGGGCCGGCAGGAGATGAGGCAATGAAGAAAAACCTGGTCCGGGTGGTTCTGGCAGTCATCGTCGCGATCCTGATTGCCTGGGTCTGGTTTTCCACCCGACTGCCCCGACAGCGGCCTGCCGCTGACATACAGGTCGAACTGACCGCGGAGAACATCGAGCGGGGACGTTATCTCGCCGTGAATGTCCTGCAGTGCGTGGACTGCCATTCAGAGCGTGACTGGAACTTCTATGGTGGCCCGCCGGTTGAGCCCATCGGTGCGGGACGCGCGTGCATGACCCGGGAAACCATCGCGGCGGGCGTCAACGCGGGCCAGGAAAGATTTCCGGGGCGGCTTTGCATCCGCAATATCACGCCGGATGAGGAGACGGGTCTCGGCAGCTGGACGGATGGCGAAATCATCCGCGCTGTGCGTGAAGGTGTGAACAAGGACGGCAAGGGCCTGTTCCCGATCATGCCGTACTTCATCTACAGGAACCTTGCGGATGACGACATCCAGGCGGTGGTGGCCTACCTGCGTTCGATGACGCCGGTGAAGTCTGTCCGCCCCGAGCGCCAGATCGATTTTCCGATGAACATGCTGGTCCAGCTCTGGCCGGAGCCCTTCGACAGTCCCGCGCACGCGCCGGACCGCTCTGATTCGGTGGCCTACGGCAGGTATCTGGCCACCGTGGCGCGCTGCGAGTTTTGCCATACGCCCAAGGATCCGCAGTCCATGAAAGGCTTTGAAGGGCGCGAATTCGCAGGTGGCATGCCGTTTTTCCTGAACGGCCGCACCATGTACACGATGAATCTCACGCCGCATGAAAGCGGGCTCGGCAGCTGGACCAAAGAGCAGTTCGTCCAGTTGTTCAAGTCGCGGGTGGCGCGCGTCGAGACTGACCCGACTGCCAACACCCTCATGAACTGGAATGCCTTCGGCGCGATGAGCGATGCAGACCTGGGTGCGCTCTATGACTTCTTCATGACCCTGCCGCCGGTGCCGTATCAGCAGGAGCCAACCTGATTGGCGACTGGCGCTCCACGTCATGAATGACCAGCGGCTGCGCGGCATCGCTTCGATGCTGCTCGCCGTGGCCTTCTTTGCCGGCATGGATGCGGTACTCAAGCTGTTTGCGGCGAGTTATCCGCCGCTGGAGGTGGCTGCACTGCGCGGCGCCGCTTCGCTGCCGTACCTGTTGCTGCTGTTTGCATATACCGGCAGCTGGCGCGAGCTGCGTCCGGTGCGCTGGGGCCTGCATCTCGGTCGTGGCGTGCTCGCGCTCGTCATGCTCAGCGGCTTCATCTATGCCGTGGGCCAGTTGTCGCTGGCCGATGCCTACGCGATATTCTTCGTCGCGCCGCTGTTCGTCACCGCGCTTTCGGTGCCGATGCTCGGCGAGCATGTCGGCTGGCGGCGCTGGCTGGCGATCCTTGCCGGCCTGATCGGCGTGCTGTGGATGCTGCAGCCGGGCGCAAGTCGCCTCAGTCTGCTCGGTGCCATCGGCGCACTGGTTGCCGCAGCGGCCTACGCGGGCAGTGCGATCACGGCGCGCATGCTCACGCGTACCGACTCGACGGCCTCGATGGTGTTCTGGTTCCTGGTGCTGCTCACCGTGTTCGCCGGCCTGCTGGCCCTGCCGGACTGGGTGCCGCTTGAGCATCGGCACTGGCTGTGGCTGGCGCTGCTCGGCCTGCTCGGCGCCTTCGGCCAGCACTTCATCACCGAGGCGTTCCGCTGTGCACCCGCTTCGGTGGTCGCGCCCTTTGAATACACCGCGATGCTGTGGGCCGTGGCACTCGACTGGGTATTCTGGGCGGCGCTGCCTTCAGCGCGAGTCTGGAGCGGCGGGGCCCTGGTGATTGCCAGCGGCCTGTACCTGATCTGGCGCGAGCGCGCGCTGCATATCGAGCTCGCGGCGGTCATCGAGGCGCCGGGCAGCCCGCGCTGATTCCTTCAGTCGCCCATGCCGCGGATGACCAGGTTCGGCAACAGCGCATCGTCCCAGTCCTGGCGCAGAGGACCGGTCGTGACAATCACCAGTTGCTTCGAGGGCACAATGTATACGCGCTGCCCGCCGAAGCCGTCGAAATAGATGACATCGGGTGCGGCGAAGGGCTCGGAGTGGAAGGCTGCCGCCGACGACTTGCGGTTGTAGCGCCGGTTCTTCTGGTACGTGGTGCCGAGCCAGGTGAGATAGCCGTAGTTCGGGTTCTGTGCGCTGGGCGTGATGATGTCCTTCATCCACTGCTCGGGCACGACCTGCATTTCGCCGACCCTGCCGTGATTGAGGTGCAGCAGCCCGACACGCAGCCAGGCGCGTGCCGTGGTGTCCAGGCAGCAGAAGGTGCGCGGCGTGCGGGTTGTTTCCGTGTCGAGCAACACGGTCGCATCGTCATCGCTGACATGTCGCCACAGGTTTTCCGACAGGTACTCCGCATAGCTCATCCCGGAGACCCGCTGCAGCAGGATGCCGAGCACTTCGGGATTGATGTTCGTGTAGTCGAACTGCGTGCCGGGCGGCGCGAGCACACCCTGCTCGAAAGTGATCTGTTCCAGCCCGTCACCGATGGTCATGTCGATCACCGCCGGGAATGCGGGGAAGTCGATGCCGCTCGCCTGCTGCAACATCTGCCGGATGGTGATGTGGCGCCGCTCGTCGCCGGCCCATTCCTCGATGTAGTTAGCCGCCGGATCATCGACCGACTTGATCAGGTCCTGCTGGATCGCGATGCCGGCCAGCATCGCCAGCACCGATTTGTGCATCGACTGTGTGGAGACGACTGACTGCGCGTTGTGGTCCCCGTAGTACTGCTCCAGCTGCAGCGCGCCGCCTTGCCAGATCAGCAGCGAGTACGCATCGGTCGCTGCCGCCGCCTTGCTTGCCGCATCGAGAACGGCTGCTGGAATCGTCCGCTCGCTTTCACTGGCGACCACCAGCGCCGGCACCGGCCCGCCGCGCACCGGATCGGTCGGACCCTGGCTGCCGCCGAAGGGCAGACCCACCAGCCGTGTGGTCATCACCGGTTTGGCGATGAACGATGCCAGCAGTGCAAGCGCGACGATCGCGAGCAGGCCGAGGGCTAGGCGTTTGAGCAGACGTTTCATGTGCAGATCCCGGGAGCATGAAGGATCTGCTTATTCTACGTTCCGTTTCGCGGCACATGACGCCGGTCAACTGCAGCAGCGACCATCAGACGCGCACGCGGTTCCAGGCATCCAGCGCAGCGATCTTGTAAGCCTCGGCGAAGGTCGGGTAGTTGAATACGGCGCCGACGAAGTATTCGAGCGTGCCGTTGTGGGCGATGACGGCCTGGCCGATGTGGATGAGTTCGGTGGCGCCCTCGCCGACGATGTGGGCGCCGAGCAGGCGGTGGTCCTTGAGGCCGAACAGGAGTTTCAGCAGGCCGTCCTGCACGCCCTGGATCTGGCCGCGGGCGGTCTCGCGCAGGCGGGCGATGCCGGTTTCGTAGGCGATGCCTTCATTGCGCAGTTGCTGTTCGGTCTTGCCGACGATGCTGATCTCCGGCACGGCGTAGATACCCACCGGGAAGTAGTCGGTGGCGGTTTCGGAGGAACCGCCGAAGGCGTGACAGGCGGCAAGCCGCCCTTGCTCTGCAGAGGTGGATGCCAGCGCCGGGAAACCGATCACGTCGCCGACGGCATAGATGTGCGGCACTTCGGTCTGGTAGCTCGGTTGTACGGTCAGGCGGCCGCGCGAGTCGACCGGTACCCCGGTCTTGTCCAGGTCGAGGCCGGCTGTGGCCCCGGTTCGTCCGGCTGCCACCATCAGCAGGTCGCTGCGGATTTTCTTGCCGCTTTTCAGATGCGTGACTACGCTTCCATCGGCAGCCTTTTCAACGCGCTCGACTTCTTCGCCGAGGCGCAACTGGATGCCGCGCGACATGAGATCGTGACGGAATTCATCGACGATGTCGGCATCAACGAAGTCGAGGATGGTGTTGCGGTTGTCGACCAGCGTGATCTTCGCGTCCAGCGCGCTGAAGATGGTCGCGTACTCCACACCGATCACCCCGGCGCCGATGACGGTCATCGAGCGCGGTATCGCCTTGATCTGCAGCAGGCCGTCGCTGTCGATGATCGTTTCGTCATCGAAGGGGATGTTGTCCGGCCGGTGCGGGACAGTGCCGGTGGCGATGACGATTTTCTCGGCCCGGTAATCGGCACTCTGCCCGGTGATGCTGGTGACGTGCACGGTATGGGGATCGAGAAACTTCGCCATGCCGTGAATGATGCGCACGCCATTGCGCTGCAGCTGGTGCTCGATGATTTCTATTTCATGCGCGACGGTGATGCCGAGGCGCTGGAACAGATCATGGGCGGTGATGTCCGACTTCACCCGGTGACTGCGCCCGTAGATGCCTTTCTCGCGCCAGCCGCACAGATACAGCACGGCCTCGCGCAGCGACTTGCTGGGAATCGTTCCGGTGTGGGCAGTGACGCCGCCGACGATCTCGCGGCGTTCGATGACGGCGGCCCGTTTGCCGAGCTTGGCCGCCTGAATCGCTGCGCGCTGGCCACCTGGCCCGCTGCCGATGACCAGTAGATCGAAGGTTTCCATGCGTCGCCTTTAAGGTTCTGTGTCCTCCGGTAGTCGGCCGGTGTGACAGAATCTTGAGCGCATGGGGGAGATGAGCGTGACGTGGGTCCCGGTCAGGGGGCGTCCAGGCTGGACCGCACCGCATCCGCCAGCGCCTGTATGTCATCTTCACTGTGTGCGGTGGAGAGAAAGCCCGTTTCGTAGGGGCTGGGTGGCAGGTAGATGCCGGCGGCGAGCAGTGCGTGAAACATTTTCGCGAAACGCGACTCGCTGGCGGCTGGAAACGCAGCCGGGCTGCGAATCACGGTACCGGATCCGGCGTCATCGGGAACCAGCCAGAACAGGGAGCCGAAGCGCTGCAGGCGCAATCCAGGCATGCCGCCGAGCTTTTCTTCAAGCAGGCGTCCGTTGTCCTCCAGCGCGAGATAGGCGGTGCCGTCGGTGAGGCGTTCCAGCGTGGCGAGCCCGGCAGCCATCGCCACCGGATTCGCGGCCAGCGTGCCAGCCTGATAGACGGGCCCGACCGGTGCGACGAGCTGCATGATTTCGCGGCGGCCGGCATAGGCACCGACCGGAAAGCCGCCGCCGATGATCTTGCCGTAGGTCACGAGGTCGGGCCGGATGCCGGTGATCTCCGCCATGCCACCAAAGGCGGTTCGAAAGCCGCTGATCACCTCGTCGAAGATCAGCAGCGTGCCGTGCTGCTGACATTGCCAGGCGAGCGCATCCAGAAATTCCTGGCGTTGTGGCAGCAGGCCATGATTGGCCGGCAACGGCTCGATGATTGCGGCGGCAAGTTCCGGGCCGCGCGCTGCGAACAGGCCTTCCAGTCCCGGGATGTCGTCGAGTTGTGCGACTGCGGTATCGGCAGCCACACCGGGCGGTACGCCAGCGCTGTCGGCGATGCCGGCGAGACCGGAGCCGGCGCGAATCAGCATCGCATCGGCATGGCCGTGGTAGCAGCCGTCGAATTTCAGGATCAGTGAGCGCCCGGTGGCTGCACGCGCAAGGCGCAGGGCCGACATCACGGCCTCGGTGCCTGAATTGACGAAGCGCAGGTTCTCCACCCAGGGCAAGCGGTTGCAGATGAGTTCGGAAAGGGCCAGCGAATAGGGTTCTGCCGTGCCGAAGCTCCAGCCGCCGGCTGCCGCGGCAGTCACCGCATCGAGGACGGCCGGATGCGTGTGGCCGAGAATCATCGGCCCGAAGGCCATGCAGAAATCCGTATATCGCTGTCCGTCTACATCCTCGATCCAGCTGCC
Protein-coding regions in this window:
- a CDS encoding glutamate-1-semialdehyde 2,1-aminomutase, whose protein sequence is MSRSADMFERANAVTPGGVHSPVRAFRRVGGTPLFIRSAQGSWIEDVDGQRYTDFCMAFGPMILGHTHPAVLDAVTAAAAGGWSFGTAEPYSLALSELICNRLPWVENLRFVNSGTEAVMSALRLARAATGRSLILKFDGCYHGHADAMLIRAGSGLAGIADSAGVPPGVAADTAVAQLDDIPGLEGLFAARGPELAAAIIEPLPANHGLLPQRQEFLDALAWQCQQHGTLLIFDEVISGFRTAFGGMAEITGIRPDLVTYGKIIGGGFPVGAYAGRREIMQLVAPVGPVYQAGTLAANPVAMAAGLATLERLTDGTAYLALEDNGRLLEEKLGGMPGLRLQRFGSLFWLVPDDAGSGTVIRSPAAFPAASESRFAKMFHALLAAGIYLPPSPYETGFLSTAHSEDDIQALADAVRSSLDAP